In Dioscorea cayenensis subsp. rotundata cultivar TDr96_F1 chromosome 11, TDr96_F1_v2_PseudoChromosome.rev07_lg8_w22 25.fasta, whole genome shotgun sequence, a single genomic region encodes these proteins:
- the LOC120272395 gene encoding protein DECREASED SIZE EXCLUSION LIMIT 1, whose translation MDVCFHSSLPLLFSGAADGELRVWDTVQHRTLSSTWAHGGAAGVYSVATSASTGDRVISQGRDGTVKCWAIEDGGLSKKPLVTLRTNTYHFCKISLVKSPIGLVETGFSTAELKEDERDVPAKSSSPMGGRNIMALAGEEPSQVELWDVSAGEKVISLPKAQNMPSMEHHKKHKGMCMAVQAFSPAESQGFLNLLSGYEDGSMLLWDARKPDVPISDVKHHSEAVLSLSVDGSCTGGISGSADNKIVIFSLDHGTGSLALKKEINLERPGIAGTSIRSDNKIAASAGWDHRIRVYNYRKGNALAVLKYHTASCNGVSFSTDCKLMATCSEDTTIALWELYPPQNQTTRVMPAFEHDGT comes from the exons ATGGACGTCTGCTTCCACTCCTCCCTCCCCCTCCTCTTCTCCGG CGCTGCTGATGGTGAGCTCCGCGTATGGGACACAGTCCAGCACCGAACTCTCTCCTCCACCTG GGCTCACGGTGGTGCGGCGGGTGTCTACTCCGTGGCCACGAGTGCTTCTACTGGGGACAGAGTAATCAG TCAAGGAAGGGATGGCACAGTCAAGTGCTGGGCGATCGAGGACGGCGGCCTCTCCAA GAAACCTTTGGTTACATTGAGGACGAATACTTATCATTTCTGCAAGATTTCTCTGGTGAAGTCTCCTATTGGACTGGTGGAGACTGGTTTTTCAACTGCTGAGTTGAaggaagatgaaagagatgtcCCTGCTAAATCTTCATCCCCAATGGGAG GACGAAACATTATGGCATTGGCTGGCGAGGAACCTTCTCAG GTTGAACTTTGGGATGTCAGTGCTGGAGAAAAAGTAATAAGCTTGCCCAAGGCTCAAAATATGCCTTCAATGGAAcaccacaaaaaacacaaag GAATGTGTATGGCAGTGCAAGCATTTTCGCCAGCCGAGTCCCAGGGATTTCTAAATCTATTGTCAGG TTATGAAGATGGAAGCATGCTTTTGTGGGATGCAAGAAAGCCTGATGTTCCCATATCTGATGTAAAACATCATTCAGAGGCTG TTTTAAGTCTATCGGTTGATGGATCATGCACTGGTGGCATTTCTGGATCTGCAGATAACAAGATTGTGATATTTAGTCTTGATCACGGAACG GGTTCCTTAGctttaaaaaaagagataaatttgGAGAGACCTGGCATAGCAGGCACCTCAATCAGATCAgacaataaaattgcagcaaGTGCTGGATGGGATCATAG GATACGGGTATATAATTATCGTAAAGGCAATGCTCTTGCAGTGCTGAAGTATCATACTGCTTCG TGCAATGGCGTATCGTTCTCCACTGATTGCAAGCTAATGGCGACTTGCTCAGAGGATACAACCATAGCATTGTGGGAACTCTATCCTCCTCAAAATCAAACCACAAGAGTCATGCCTGCTTTTGAGCATGATGGTACATGA
- the LOC120271965 gene encoding LOW QUALITY PROTEIN: aldehyde oxidase GLOX-like (The sequence of the model RefSeq protein was modified relative to this genomic sequence to represent the inferred CDS: deleted 1 base in 1 codon) codes for MKVIKTPHHHLLTIIIIIIFLSLTVARGGDGWQLLQRSTGVSAMHMQLLHNDRVIIFDRTDFGKSNISLPDGRCRHNDHVIKVDCTAHSVEFDVAGNTIRPLMILTDTWCSSGTVHPDGHLVQTGGFSNSDSTVRTIEPCKDKSCDWSETPHSLAVGRWYSTNQILPDGGAIIVGGRKQFNYEFYPKTNGAAGAIPLQFLLETTDAYSENNLYPFVHLNIDGNLFIFANNRAILLNYKDNKVVRTYPAMPGGHPRNYPSSGSSVLLPLKLPHPTEAEVLVCGGAPKLSFNKAKYYGTFVEALNSCGRIRITDESPSWAMETMPTARTMGDMLLLPNGLEVLIVNGAALGTAGWEYGRDPVLTPVVYRHYNSPGSRFSVHGAAARPRLYHSTAVLLRDGRVLAGGSNPHVYYNFSGVEYPTDLSLEAYSPEYLSSEYSKLRPKIISPTTMDLKYGNLMKLRFSVGELSNNIGGVAVTMVAPAFATHSFSMNQRLLFLDCGKPAVMDGNYEIQAVAPESGVLAPPGYYMVFLVNGGIPSEGMWVHIQ; via the exons ATGAAAGTAATCAAAACaccacatcatcatcttctcaccatcatcatcatcatcatcttcctctcATTAACTGTGGCCAGAGGTGGCGATGGATGGCAACTCCTGCAGAGAAGCACAGGAGTGTCAGCCATGCACATGCAACTTCTCCACAACGATCGTGTGATTATCTTCGACCGCACCGACTTCGGCAAATCAAACATCTCCCTCCCCGACGGCCGGTGCCGGCACAACGACCATGTTATCAAAGTGGACTGCACAGCCCATTCAGTAGAGTTTGACGTGGCCGGCAACACAATCCGGCCACTCATGATCCTCACTGACACATGGTGCTCCTCCGGCACCGTCCACCCGGATGGCCACCTCGTCCAAACCGGCGGTTTCAGCAACAGCGATAGCACTGTGAGAACTATCGAACCATGCAAAGACAAAAGCTGTGACTGGTCTGAGACCCCACACAGCCTCGCTGTCGGCCGTTGGTACTCCACCAACCAAATCCTC CCTGACGGCGGTGCAATCATCGTCGGTGGACGCAAGCAATTCAACTACGAGTTCTATCCCAAGACTAATGGAGCCGCCGGAGCCATACCTCTCCAGTTCCTCCTCGAGACCACTGATGCGTATTCTGAGAACAATCTCTACCCTTTCGTTCACCTCAACATCGATGGAAATCTCTTCATCTTCGCCAACAACAGAGCCATCTTATTGAACTATAAGGACAACAAGGTGGTCAGAACCTACCCGGCGATGCCCGGCGGCCATCCTCGGAACTATCCTAGCAGTGGTTCTTCGGTACTACTACCACTAAAATTACCTCACCCTACGGAAGCTGAGGTTTTGGTGTGTGGAGGAGCACCCAAGTTATCATTTAACAAAGCTAAGTATTATGGGACATTCGTAGAGGCATTGAACTCGTGCGGGAGGATAAGAATCACTGATGAGTCGCCGTCCTGGGCCATGGAGACAATGCCGACGGCGAGGACCATGGGAGACATGCTCCTACTTCCAAATGGCTTAGAAGTGCTCATTGTCAATGGAGCAGCGTTAGGAACCGCCGGTTGGGAGTACGGACGGGATCCAGTACTAACTCCGGTTGTTTACCGGCATTATAATTCTCCGGGGAGTCGGTTTTCAGTGCATGGAGCAGCGGCAAGGCCAAGGCTTTATCACTCCACCGCTGTGCTTCTTAGAGATGGCCGGGTGCTGGCCGGTGGGAGTAACCCACACGTTTACTATAACTTTTCCGGTGTGGAATACCCGACGGACTTGAGCTTGGAGGCGTACTCGCCGGAGTATCTCAGTTCGGAGTACTCCAAGTTGAGGCCAAAGATAATTAGTCCAACAACAATGGATCTGAAATATGGAAACTTAATGAAGCTCAGGTTTTCAGTTGGAGAGTTGAGCAATAATATTGGTGGAGTTGCAGTGACGATGGTGGCGCCGGCTTTTGCCACACATTCGTTTTCAATGAACCAGAGGCTACTGTTCTTGGACTGTGGGAAGCCGGCGGTGATGGATGGTAATTATGAGATACAGGCGGTGGCGCCGGAGTCCGGCGTGTTGGCTCCTCCAGGGTATTATATGGTGTTTCTTGTTAATGGTGGGATTCCAAGTGAAGGCATGTGGGTGCATATACAGTGA